The Spirochaetota bacterium genome contains a region encoding:
- a CDS encoding DUF2177 family protein has protein sequence MNYLKLYIVALILFLAIDALWLGVIAKNMYRTYLGYIMGDVVWWAVIAFYLLFIIGLQYFCIVPALKAGSVMQALYTGALFGLITYATYDLTNQATVKGWPVLVTCVDLLWGACIGAVVSALTVKIAILLKWQSVA, from the coding sequence ATGAATTATCTAAAGCTATACATTGTTGCTTTAATCCTGTTTTTGGCTATTGATGCATTATGGTTGGGTGTTATAGCTAAAAACATGTACAGAACCTATCTGGGGTACATTATGGGCGATGTAGTGTGGTGGGCAGTTATTGCCTTTTATCTATTGTTTATAATTGGACTACAGTATTTTTGCATAGTGCCAGCATTAAAAGCAGGTTCTGTGATGCAGGCATTATATACTGGTGCACTTTTTGGGCTGATAACCTATGCAACGTATGATTTAACTAATCAGGCAACAGTAAAAGGCTGGCCAGTGCTAGTAACATGTGTTGATTTGTTATGGGGTGCATGTATTGGGGCTGTAGTGAGCGCACTCACGGTTAAGATTGCAATACTTTTAAAGTGGCAAAGTGTGGCATAA